The Streptomyces sp. NBC_01244 genome contains a region encoding:
- a CDS encoding spermidine synthase, whose amino-acid sequence MASKGKGKSGDKGSDKRRGGRDTSEAPAGPVDGGHAALEPDRERPGAWTLLIDGAPQSHVDLDDPGHLDFAYQRRIGHLIDLFAPARQPLNVLHLGGGAFTLARYTAAARPRSTQQIVEIDAGLVAFVREHLPLDPQARVRVRAVDARAGLAKVPDGWADLVIADVFSGARTPAHLTSAEFLDDVRRALAPGGWYVANLADGPPLSHLRGQIATAASRFAELALAADPVVWRGKRFGNAVLVAADRELPVAEFTRRVASDPHPGRVEHGRALIDFAGGAVPVSDASAVASPEPPPSVFR is encoded by the coding sequence GTGGCGAGCAAGGGCAAGGGCAAGAGCGGCGACAAGGGCAGCGACAAGCGGCGCGGCGGCCGGGACACCTCCGAGGCGCCGGCCGGGCCGGTGGACGGCGGGCACGCCGCGCTGGAACCCGACCGGGAGCGGCCCGGCGCCTGGACCCTACTGATCGACGGAGCCCCGCAGTCCCACGTGGACCTGGACGATCCCGGACACCTGGACTTCGCCTACCAGCGCAGGATCGGTCACCTGATCGACCTGTTCGCCCCCGCCCGCCAGCCCCTGAACGTGCTCCACCTCGGCGGCGGCGCCTTCACCCTCGCGCGCTACACGGCCGCCGCCCGCCCCCGCTCGACGCAGCAGATCGTCGAGATCGACGCCGGGCTCGTGGCCTTCGTACGGGAACACCTGCCGCTGGACCCGCAGGCCCGGGTCCGGGTCCGCGCGGTCGACGCCCGGGCCGGGCTGGCGAAGGTCCCCGACGGCTGGGCGGACCTGGTGATCGCCGACGTGTTCAGCGGGGCCCGCACCCCGGCGCACCTGACGAGCGCCGAGTTCCTGGACGACGTACGCCGGGCCCTGGCGCCGGGCGGCTGGTACGTGGCCAACCTCGCGGACGGTCCGCCGCTCTCCCATCTGCGGGGCCAGATCGCCACGGCCGCGTCCCGGTTCGCGGAACTGGCGCTGGCCGCCGACCCCGTGGTGTGGCGGGGGAAACGCTTCGGCAACGCCGTGCTGGTGGCCGCCGACCGGGAGCTCCCGGTCGCGGAGTTCACCCGGCGGGTGGCGAGCGACCCGCACCCCGGCCGGGTCGAACACGGCCGCGCCCTCATCGACTTCGCGGGCGGCGCCGTCCCCGTCTCGGACGCCTCGGCGGTGGCCTCGCCGGAGCCCCCGCCGTCGGTCTTCCGCTGA
- a CDS encoding tetratricopeptide repeat protein, translating to MATSPHSPNTPFRRLRGQHSPAEFAALVRRAAKEIGETVSCDARYIGRVESGEIRCPNYAYERVFLHMFPGRTLADLGFSPRETVRGRLAQREQAASFSAFTQHHHPHPTGSPAPSRSKESDVLRRAFMAGGSATVAAATLSLTLLGDTRRLPSRAGESEAAAVEDAVRQIRLLDDRHGADALYRRAAEPLRTAYALLDAGATRQSTEDRLHAGAGELAISVGWLAHDSGRFEDARSHYAEALATARVSGDAGLEAHAFSNMAFLARDCGRPRESVRAAQAGRRAARALGSPRLLSLLALREAGGWAGLSDRKACEEALTRAHTEFSRGEAGADPEWMSFFGEAELESLESRCWAALGEHARAARHARRAADLQDPHFARNVALYTAELADNLAHAGAPDEAAWAGGRVLELLEEVQSTRIQSMLAATARTLVPHQRSPRVGAFLARHASA from the coding sequence ATGGCGACGTCCCCCCACTCACCCAACACCCCCTTCCGGCGGCTGCGCGGTCAGCACTCCCCGGCCGAGTTCGCCGCGTTGGTGCGCAGGGCGGCGAAGGAAATCGGAGAAACGGTTTCCTGCGACGCCCGTTACATCGGCCGGGTCGAGTCCGGCGAGATCCGCTGCCCCAACTACGCCTACGAGCGGGTCTTCCTCCACATGTTCCCCGGCCGCACCCTGGCCGACCTCGGATTCTCCCCGCGCGAGACGGTACGGGGCCGGCTGGCGCAGCGCGAACAGGCAGCGTCCTTCTCCGCCTTCACCCAACACCACCACCCCCACCCCACGGGCTCCCCCGCCCCTTCGCGTTCCAAGGAGAGCGACGTGCTGCGTCGCGCGTTCATGGCGGGGGGTTCCGCGACCGTGGCGGCCGCGACCCTCAGCCTCACCCTGCTCGGCGACACCCGCCGGCTCCCCTCCCGCGCCGGCGAGTCCGAGGCGGCCGCCGTCGAGGACGCCGTACGCCAGATCCGGCTGCTGGACGACCGGCACGGCGCCGACGCCCTGTACCGGCGGGCCGCGGAACCCCTGCGCACGGCCTACGCGTTGCTCGACGCGGGGGCGACCCGGCAGTCCACCGAGGACCGGCTGCACGCGGGCGCGGGCGAGCTGGCCATCTCGGTGGGCTGGCTCGCGCACGACTCGGGCCGGTTCGAGGACGCCCGCTCGCACTACGCGGAGGCGCTCGCCACGGCCCGGGTCTCCGGGGACGCCGGCCTGGAGGCGCACGCCTTCAGCAACATGGCCTTCCTCGCCCGGGACTGCGGGCGGCCCCGCGAGTCGGTACGGGCGGCCCAGGCGGGCCGCCGGGCCGCCCGTGCGCTCGGTTCCCCGCGGCTGCTGTCGCTGCTCGCCCTGCGGGAGGCCGGCGGCTGGGCGGGACTGTCCGACCGCAAGGCCTGCGAGGAGGCGCTGACCCGGGCGCACACGGAGTTCTCGCGCGGTGAGGCGGGGGCGGATCCCGAGTGGATGTCCTTCTTCGGCGAGGCCGAGCTGGAGTCCCTGGAGTCCCGCTGCTGGGCCGCGCTCGGCGAGCACGCGCGGGCGGCCCGGCACGCACGCCGGGCGGCGGACCTCCAGGATCCGCACTTCGCCCGCAACGTCGCCCTCTACACCGCCGAACTGGCCGACAACCTGGCCCACGCGGGCGCCCCCGACGAGGCCGCCTGGGCGGGCGGCCGGGTGCTGGAGCTGCTGGAGGAGGTCCAGTCGACCCGCATCCAGTCGATGCTGGCGGCGACGGCCCGCACGCTGGTTCCGCACCAGCGCTCGCCGCGCGTGGGCGCCTTCCTCGCCCGGCACGCGTCGGCCTGA